In one Bactrocera tryoni isolate S06 chromosome 5, CSIRO_BtryS06_freeze2, whole genome shotgun sequence genomic region, the following are encoded:
- the LOC120777627 gene encoding distal membrane-arm assembly complex protein 2, whose product MFRHIVTTASRQTVLANAALRLKHFSSQPNTPQESKKSSTLVRIREEINADKERLQWRKPIGERPGDWNSKLKAFEDSEQTSDYIIMMQKPINLSPSALKEWWRKRNERVEKHMQKYVQERHEILGPELAAAHFILYRGGAVKFLHERGWMRANEDGEFNLPNKYHPAFKVEGLRCDNMTLYYEGIENLRNLQEMKFLSFHNVHTFDDWCLDRVSSSGFPKLEVLDISNTSCTVNGLSCLYRIPTLKLLIVNDPKETLEFELACSMLQEVIPNLKIVDAASIHDL is encoded by the coding sequence atgtttcgaCATATTGTAACTACTGCTAGTCGACAAACCGTCCTAGCCAATGCGGCCTTACGGTTAAAGCATTTTTCTTCACAGCCCAATACACCTCAAGAAAGTAAGAAAAGTTCTACCTTGGTCCGTATAAGGGAAGAAATAAATGCCGATAAGGAAAGACTGCAATGGCGGAAACCAATTGGGGAAAGACCCGGTGATTGGAATAGTAAACTAAAAGCTTTTGAAGATTCAGAACAAACTTCCGATTATATCATTATGATGCAGAAACCGATTAACCTAAGTCCAAGTGCCTTAAAGGAATGGTGGCGAAAACGCAATGAACGTGTTGAAAAACATATGCAAAAGTATGTTCAGGAGCGACATGAAATACTAGGTCCCGAACTAGCtgctgcacatttcattttatatcgCGGTGGTGCAGTTAAATTCTTACACGAACGTGGCTGGATGCGAGCAAACGAAGATGGAGAATTCAATTTGCCAAATAAATACCACCCGGCCTTTAAAGTCGAGGGGCTTCGATGTGATAACATGACTCTATATTATGAAGGAATAGAGAATTTACGTAATTTACAAGAAATGAAATTTCTGTCATTTCATAATGTGCACACATTTGATGATTGGTGTTTAGATCGTGTATCTAGTTCTGGGTTTCCAAAATTGGAAGTTTTAGATATTTCAAATACGAGTTGCACGGTAAATGGCCTTTCGTGTTTATACCGCATACCAACTTTGAAACTGTTAATTGTCAACGACCCAAAAGAAACGTTAGAGTTTGAATTGGCATGCTCCATGTTGCAAGAAGTTataccaaatttaaaaattgtcgaTGCAGCATCAATACATGATTTATAG
- the LOC120777619 gene encoding serine/threonine-protein kinase PITSLRE: protein MSGSEDGQLQSPGNDNFGLSGDEDADSLDIKPPQANVLHSRDSTGSRRKDKSSKEKKHSKDKKHRGERERGSGRERGERERDPRDYDTREPHGRERDMRNDRGGGPRPGDMERGRDHRRGGEEREEMLRYHQRGSSGYERDDVISRDMMSNSERRYAKQYEPHNNEVRRNSGGGGGGAVYHQQYQHSHMQRQRPDYYERGSGGGGYHHGGLDYYNNRHQQQQPYGGGGKHTHVEYNDVNYEVQRERRKYNYEAQNESESIEQDLRSRLLSKRHKYVKGSGGDMIELTESYETTTTVQRQRYSDGERNERYRQKREKIRESVIEVLDSPEVAEVEGAAVEEGEAHRQRRKHKRRNKEREIVQVETVVSTECVERTEKRKTPDDPEVLSRREKILAVEREKEKRKEKAREELEARRRARNALSPSAVAASVTAGLNVMKRKKQDELAEVVVKVKRSKKTTASKHRSDEEEEGEALDSDDEDDEADEDDSEDMETDSGSGDSESDSESHSEVEAAEGRHEKRHRKHSKTEKRKKSKRHHNHRMRKNGVDNDDNTDDDDDDEEDEDDLDLPESPLSIGELSKSPRRQHRTKKHKKKKSKKHIENDDEDGDQRLSRSRSHSAHSISHSRSVSRSRSHSPRRKSIHSRSRSHSGSRESSRHRTTHSRSRSRTRSCSDSHFDSRSVSSRSRSPSHSSGSRSRSKSRTRSRSRSEERDMKSAHKSEAEATAGNKRRVEGGSRDDSPARDDKGAPLPDYFPGIQGCRSVEEFQCLNRIEEGTYGVVYRAKDKRTNEIVALKRLKMEKEKEGFPITSLREINTLLKGQHPNIVTVREIVVGSNMDKIFIVMDYVEHDLKSLMETMKARKQFFLPGEVKCLAQQLLRAVGHLHDNWILHRDLKTSNLLLSHKGVLKVGDFGLAREYGSPLKNYTSLVVTLWYRAPELLLGTLEYSTPIDVWSVGCIFGEFLQMGPLFPGKTETDELNKIFKELGTPNERIWPGYKDLPIVKNMLSQNSQFADYPVSNLRRRFADKTTDLGIDLLQGLLTYDPKKRLTAEAALKHSYFNELPLPIDPSMFPTWPAKSELGARKALASSPKPPSGGSQFKQLGRDEIIVGSSGGSNAAGVANSNSKVISGIITGNKKTAANTGFVLNAGIDQRQLAMGPGFNLKF, encoded by the exons ATGTCTGGCAGTGAAGACGGACAATTACAAAGTCCTGGCAATGATAATTTTGGATTAAG cgGTGACGAAGATGCGGATTCCTTGGACATTAAACCACCACAAGCGAACGTGCTGCACTCGCGCGACTCCACAGGCTCGCGACGCAAAGATAAGTCGTCCAAAGAGAAAAAACATTCCAAAGATAAGAAACATCGCGGCGAGCGCGAACGAGGAAGTGGCCGTGAACGCGGCGAAAGGGAACGCGATCCACGCGATTACGACACACGGGAACCACATGGTCGAGAGCGTGACATGCGCAACGACCGCGGTGGAGGTCCACGTCCAGGCGATATGGAGCGAGGTCGCGACCACCGGCGTGGCGGCGAGGAGCGCGAGGAGATGTTGCGTTATCACCAACGCGGTAGCAGCGGTTATGAGCGCGATGACGTTATTAGCAGAGATATGATGTCGAACAGCGAGCGCCGTTATGCAAAGCAATATGAACCACACAACAATGAGGTGCGACGAAATAGTGGTGGAGGCGGCGGTGGCGCTGTTTATCATCAACAATATCAGCACTCACATATGCAGCGACAAAGACCGGATTACTATGAACGCGGTTCAGGTGGCGGCGGGTACCATCATGGCGGTCTGGATTATTATAACAATCgccaccaacagcaacaaccataCGGTGGCGGTGGCAAGCATACACATGTTGAGTACAATGATGTCAACTATGAGGTGCAACGTGAGCGACGCAAATATAACTACGAAGCGCAGAACGAGTCGGAAAGCATTGAACAGGATTTGCGTTCACGGCTGCTTAGTAAaaggcataaatatgtaaaaggcAGTGGCGGCGATATGATCGAGCTAACGGAAAGTTatgagacaacaacaacagtgcagCGACAACGGTACAGTGATGGTGAACGTAATGAACGTTATCGGCAGAAACGCGAAAAGATTAGAGAATCCGTAATTGAGGTGCTGGACAGTCCGGAGGTGGCTGAAGTTGAGGGTGCAGCTGTAGAAGAAGGTGAAGCGCACCGCCAACGCCGCAAACATAAACGGCGCAACAAAGAGCGGGAAATCGTGCAAGTGGAGACGGTTGTGTCGACGGAATGCGTTGAGCGCACAGAAAAGCGCAAAACTCCTGATGATCCGGAGGTATTGTCACGACGGGAAAAAATACTAGCTGTGGAACGTGAGAAAGAAAAACGCAAAGAAAAAGCACGTGAGGAATTGGAAGCACGACGTCGTGCAAGAAATGCGCTTAGTCCAAGCGCTGTGGCAGCGTCCGTTACTGCTGGACTCAACGTCATGAAACGTAAGAAACAGGATGAGCTGGCCGAGGTGGTAGTAAAAGTTAAACGATCAAAGAAAACTACAGCTTCAAAGCATCGTAGTGACGAAGAGGAAGAGGGCGAGGCATTGGACAGTGATGACGAAGACGATGAGGCGGACGAGGATGATAGCGAGGATATGGAAACGGACAGTGGCAGTGGTGATAGTGAAAGTGACAGCGAAAGCCATTCTGAGGTGGAAGCGGCTGAGGGGCGGCACGAAAAACGACACCGCAAACATAGCAAAACAGAGAAGAGGAAAAAGAGTAAAAGGCATCATAACCATCGGATGCGTAAGAATGGTGTTGACAATGACGATAACActgacgacgacgacgatgatGAGGAAGATGAAGATGACCTAGATCTACCCGAAAGTCCACTTTCTATAGGTGAGCTTTCGAAATCGCCACGTCGTCAACATCGCACAAAAAAGCACAAGaagaaaaaatccaaaaagCACATAGAAAACGATGATGAAGATGGCGATCAACGTTTATCACGTTCGCGCTCTCATTCCGCCCATTCAATCTCCCACTCACGTTCAGTTTCACGCTCTCGTTCACACTCACCTCGCAGAAAGAGCATACATTCACGTTCGCGTTCGCATTCAGGTTCACGTGAGTCTTCACGACACCGCACAACACATTCACGATCACGTTCTCGTACTCGTTCTTGTTCAGATTCGCATTTCGATTCACGGTCAGTGTCCTCACGCTCGCGCTCACCTTCCCATTCATCAGGTTCGCGCTCGCGTTCAAAGTCACGAACACGTTCACGCTCACGTTCAGAAGAGCGCGATATGAAGTCAGCGCATAAATCGGAGGCAGAAGCTACAGCTGGTAACAAGCGTCGTGTAGAAGGTGGTAGCCGAGACGACTCGCCAGCACGCGATGATAAAGGTGCACCACTGCCAGACTATTTTCCAGGCATACAGGGTTGTCGCTCTGTCGAAGAATTCCAATGTCTGAATCGCATTGAGGAGGGCACATACGGTGTGGTATACCGCGCTAAGGATAAACGTACCAACGAGATAGTTGCTTTAAAACGCTTAAAAATGGAGAAGGAAAAAGAAGGTTTTCCCATAACATCTTTACGCGAAATCAATACTTTACTAAAAGGTCAGCATCCAAACATAGTGACGGTTCGCGAAATAGTTGttggctccaatatggataagATTTTCATTGTTATGGATTATGTGGAACACGACCTGAAATCGTTGATGGAGACGATGAAGGCGCGTAAGCAATTCTTCCTTCCCGGCGAAGTCAAATGTCTGGCGCAGCAATTATTACGAGCGGttggccatttacatgataatTGGATATTACATCGCGATTTAAAGACCTCTAATTTATTGCTCTCGCACAAGGGTGTGCTGAAAGTAGGCGATTTCGGTTTGGCTCGAGAATATGGTTCACCATTGAAAAATTACACCTCACTGGTTGTTACCCTATGGTATCGAGCACCAGAGCTATTGCTCGGCACACTGGAATATTCAACTCCCATCGACGTCTGGTCGGTGGGTTGCATTTTTGGCGAATTCCTACAAATGGGACCACTATTTCCCGGCAAAACGGAGACAGATgagctaaacaaaattttcaag gAACTTGGCACACCAAACGAACGAATTTGGCCCGGTTATAAAGATTTGCCAATTGTTAAGAATATGTTAAGCCAGAATTCACAATTCGCCGACTATCCTGTTTCAAATTTACGTAGGCGTTTCGCCGACAAAACCACCGACTTAGGCATTGACTTGCTACAGGGTCTTCTCACCTATGATCCCAAGAAAAGACTGACCGCTGAAGCGGCGCTTAAACACAGCTACTTCAATGAGCTGCCTCTGCCCATCGATCCATCTATGTTTCCTACATGGCCGGCGAAAAGTGAATTGGGTGCGCGCAAAGCGCTCGCCTCCTCGCCCAAACCACCCTCTGGCGGTTCGCAGTTTAAACAATTGGGTCGAGACGAAATAATTGTGGGCAGTAGTGGCGGAAGCAATGCGGCCGGTGTTGCCAATAGCAATAGTAAAGTTATATCTGGCATTATAACAGGTAATAAGAAAACTGCTGCGAATACTGGTTTTGTGCTAAATGCAGGCATTGATCAGCGTCAACTGGCCATGGGTCCGggattcaatttaaaattttaa
- the LOC120777624 gene encoding peroxisomal membrane protein PEX16 gives MKNLKTILKSYEKWVAANPETVCDVETTTKWISYFIAGRISDSNVVSELVYTLSNILVLYNDRIIDKSQQSKLISDLQPVNLEASTSAFAQRNNKKAKYIYRLKVILTTLEYCEVFIEISAKRIFGNRGKWLFIALVQFAKAAGRFYILKHSTQKIITTPTLPALNRRAIIKKQKNALKNGLIIEESIETNGKLNSNGFGESSSIFQLKRSGRVIRKVEGAPPIQYRDFKLAEEQKLENGNSSVNFRLVQAEYLYIAKPLIHLATMGLFGEKRWKQYVVSLALDLASIRMYHQHRQQMSKEQKLELSRRCINLVLYLVRSPFYERITQSRLDRMLGFVADNVPLIKMIAGPLREYLPYWQGTYFYLWST, from the exons ATGAAGAATTTAAAGACGATATTAAAATCATACGAAAAATGGGTGGCTGCGAACCCTGAAACTGTCTGCGACGTTGAGACTACCACAAAATGGATATCTTATTTCATTGCTG GACGTATTTCGGATTCAAACGTGGTTTCCGAGCTAGTGTATACTTTATCCAATATACTGGTACTGTATAATGACCGTATCATCGACAAATCGCAACAAAGCAAATTGATATCCGATTTGCAACCTGTGAACCTCGAAGCAAGTACCAGTGCATTTGCgcaacgcaacaacaaaaaggcaaAGTATATTTACCGACTAAAGGTCATTTTGACCACATTGGAGTATTGTGAAGTTTTCATCGAAATATCAGCTAAACGAATTTTCGGAAATAGAGGCAAATGGTTATTCATTGCCTTGGTGCAATTTGCTAAAGCGGCAGGCCGTTTCTACATACTAAAACATTCgacacaaaaaattatcacaacACCTACACTTCCCGCACTTAATCGACGTGCAATTATAAAGAAACAAAAGAATGCGCTGAAAAATGGTTTAATAATTGAAGAGTCGATCGAAACAAAtggaaaattgaactcaaatgGATTTGGCGAAAGCAGTTCTATATTCCAATTGAAACGTTCCGGACGTGTGATACGTAAAGTAGAAGGTGCGCCACCAATACAGTATCGCGACTTCAAATTGGCAGAGgagcaaaaattagaaaatggtAACAGTTCGGTGAATTTCCGTTTGGTACAAGCAGAATATCTGTATATAGCCAAGCCGTTAATACACTTAGCTACAATGGGTTTGTTTGGGGAAAAACGTTGGAAACAATATGTCGTTTCACTGGCATTGGATTTGGCCAGCATACGTATGTATCACCAGCATCGACAACAGATGAGCAAAGAACAGAAATTGGAGCTATCACGTCGTTGCATCAACTTAGTGTTATATTTGGTGCGTTCACCTTTCTATGAACGTATTACACAATCACGCCTGGATCGAATGCTAGGCTTTGTGGCCGACAATGTGCCGCTGATTAAAATGATTGCAGGTCCATTACGTGAATATTTGCCCTACTGGCAGGGCACTTACTTCTACCTATGGTCAacgtaa
- the LOC120777626 gene encoding vacuolar protein sorting-associated protein 26C, with protein MSAINFEIRLNKENKIYYEGELLKGCVHFNCTTEAKHEGIQLTLEGIVNLQLSTKNVGVFEAFYNSVKPITLFNTTLELAAPGKLSAGNSEFHFELPLVCNKEPRVLYETYHGVFININYLLRCDVKRSFLAKSLQKIQQFCIQNKPIAVDTKTISSEVNFSISPETLQKSAKERINLPRFLITGKLDQTECCVTRPLTGQLTVQHTEVAIKSIELQLLRVETCGCTEGYSKDATEIQTIQIADGNICPKLEIPIYMILPRLFTCPTLITKNFKIEFELNLLVIFKDDYVVTENFQIVLKRTAQQCDKLS; from the exons ATGAGTGCAATTAACTTCGAAATACGTTtaaataaggaaaataaaatatattatgaagGT GAATTACTAAAGGGTTGCGTTCATTTTAATTGCACCACGGAAGCTAAACACGAAGGCATACAACTTACGCTAGAAGGTATAGTCAATTTACAGCTAAGCACAAAAAACGTCGGTGTTTTTGAAGCTTTCTACAATTCTGTCAAACCAATAACACTATTCAATACAACACTTGAATTGGCTGCGCCCGGTAAATTGTCTGCAGGAAACTCGGAGTTCCATTTCGAGCTCCCCTTAGTGTGTAACAAAGAACCGCGTGTGCTTTATGAAACATATCATGGAGTATTTATCAACATTAACTACCTGCTACGTTGTGACGTGAAACGCAGCTTTTTGGCAAAATCTCTACAGAAAATACAAcagttttgcatacaaaataaaCCAATTGCGGTAGACACAAAAACGATATCGAGTGAGGTGAATTTCAGCATAAGCCCAGAAACATTACAAAAGTCTGCAAAGGAACGTATAAATTTACCACGATTTCTGATCACTGGTAAACTAGATCAGACTGAATGTTGTGTAACACGGCCGTTGACTGGACAG TTAACAGTTCAACATACTGAAGTGGCTATAAAGTCAATTGAATTGCAATTACTGCGTGTGGAGACATGTGGTTGCACGGAGGGATATTCGAAAGATGCCACAGAAATTCAGACCATACAAATTGCAGACGGTAACATTTGCCCGAAGCTCGAAATACCTATCTACATGATTCTACCACGTCTGTTCACATGTCCAACATTGATTACAAAGAACTTTAAAATAG AGTTTGAATTAAATCTGCTGGTAATTTTTAAGGATGACTATGTAGTTACCGAAAACTTTCAAATCGTCTTAAAACGCACAGCTCAGCAGTGTGATAAATTGAGTTGa
- the LOC120777620 gene encoding solute carrier family 22 member 3 yields MTTDSGATNNAASATVPTENADSTKVDDDCTLDGILARIGQFGRFQLFNYVLLCIPMIFNAFFSISYVFTASTVVHRCNVTQCDSAWSAYDEPWLNYTIPMKGSSYDQCSRYVSNGNAERTSTNYYAKPSSEFCAPAYFSQSVTEKCGNDFKFRDTEYTISNEFSIFCSSIWMLTLVGTVNNIGQFVGIPVGGFFADRFGRRTMLAVGGFLSAIMGILRSISTNYYMFIAFEFIDMAVGSTLFPTAFLLAIELVGPKRRVAAATIITIFYSLGEALLGVLAQQFQNWRDLLRVLYTPALLLIVFLFVLPESVRWLLSQGREEDATRLLKRAARINKREIPENDLKALVAENQAKLAQAHESHYPIVKALKLFRWRILNCCFCWFTHTLVALGLSLTSVTLGGNKYTNFQLNGLVQVPGLILPLLIMDRIGRRYSLCGSMLVCALCMGITALVGGNHEITELVLFLVGKFAITCSFQILYFFTSEIFPTNVRNSLLSFCSMIGRIGSMLAPQAPLLANYYEYAPQILFASFALISGTLTLLFPETTDKVLPTTLQDAEQLNDKKRQNKANIVE; encoded by the exons ATGACTACTGACAGCGGTGCAACAAACAATGCGGCGTCTGCGACGGTGCCGACGGAAAACGCAGACTCCACCAAAGTTGACGATGACTGCACGTTGGATGGCATTTTGGCGCGTATTGGGCAATTCGGCCGTTTTCAGCTCTTTAACTATGTGCTACTATGCATACCGATGATTTTCAATGCCTTCTTCTCCATTTCGTATGTGTTTACGGCGAGTACGGTGGTGCACAG ATGTAACGTGACGCAGTGCGACAGCGCGTGGAGCGCCTACGATGAACCATGGCTCAACTACACCATACCCATGAAGGGCTCCAGCTATGACCAGTGCTCACGCTATGTGTCTAATGGTAATGCGGAACGTACATCCACGAATTACTATGCAAAGCCCTCGAGTGAGTTCTGCGCACCGGCATATTTCAGTCAAAGTGTTACCGAGAAATGTGGAAACGATTTCAAGTTTCGCGATACTGAATATACGATATCGAATGAG TTTTCCATCTTTTGCTCGAGCATATGGATGCTGACCTTGGTGGGTACGGTGAATAATATTGGACAGTTTGTGGGCATACCAGTGGGTGGATTTTTTGCAGATCG TTTTGGTCGACGCACAATGCTCGCCGTAGGCGGTTTCCTCAGCGCTATTATGGGTATACTGCGCTCGATATCCACCAACTACTACATGTTCATAGCTTTCGAATTCATTGATATGGCTGTCGGTAGCACACTCTTTCCAACGGCATTTCTGCTAGCCATCGAATTAGTGGGACCCAAACGACGCGTGGCCGCCGCCACTATCATAACCATTTTCTATTCGCTAGGTGAGGCGCTGTTGGGTGTTTTAGCGCAACAATTCCAAAATTGGCGTGATTTATTGCGCGTACTCTACACGCCAGCGCTCTTACTGATAGtcttccttttcgtgctgccgGAGAGTGTACGCTGGCTGCTGAGTCAGGGTCGAGAGGAAGATGCTACACGCTTGTTGAAACGTGCCGCACGCATAAATAAACGTGAAATACCAGAAAATGATCTGAAAGCTTTGGTAGCGGAAAACCAAGCGAAGCTAGCGCAGGCGCACGAAAGCCACTATCCGATTGTGAAAGCGTTGAAGCTATTTCGTTGGCGTATTTTGAATTGTTGCTTCTGTTGGTTCACACACACTTTGGTAGCGCTGGGCCTGAGTCTTACCTCGGTCACGCTGGGCGGCAACAAGTATACGAATTTCCAATTGAATGGCTTGGTACAAGTGCCCGGCTTAATTTTGCCACTACTGATTATGGATCGCATTGGGCGACGCTACTCGCTGTGTGGCTCTATGCTGGTGTGTGCACTTTGTATGGGCATTACAGCGTTGGTGGGAGGAA ATCATGAGATTACCGAGTTGGTGCTCTTTTTAGTTGGCAAATTTGCTATTACATGCAGTTTCCAGATCTTATACTTTTTCACTTCGGAAATATTCCCTACAAATGTACGCAACAGTTTGTTGTCATTTTGCTCCATGATTGGACGCATCGGATCGATGCTGGCTCCACAAGCACCACTTTTG GCCAATTACTATGAGTATGCACCACAAATACTCTTTGCTAGCTTTGCCTTAATTAGCGGTACATTAACGCTGCTCTTCCCTGAAACTACTGATAAAGTCTTACCAACAACGCTACAAGATGCCGAGCAATTGAATGATAAAAAGCGACAAAATAAGGCAAATATTGTTGAATGA